GCCGTCGGGCTGGCGATTCAGGCGCAGGGTTGGTCGGCCCCGTTTTTTTGGTTGGGGGTGTTGTCGTTGACGGCCGTTTTTATTCTCTGGCGTATTCTGCCGCGCCGGGTGCGCCGGGTGCGCGAAGGCGCTGGTTGGCGTGAAACGGCCGTTGCGCTGCGCCGTAACCCGGTCATCTGGCTGGCTTTTGTTTACATTACCCTGGCTATTGCCGCCAATGAAATTTTGTTTATTGTCTATGGCGACTGGATGGAGAGCAGCTTTAACCTGACACTGGCCAGCCTCGGTCTGGCTTCCGGGGTAATTGGCGGCTCGGAGATTGTCGGCGAAACGTTTGCCGGGTGGTCGGTAGACAGGTTTGGCAAACGGCCGGTTATCATTACGACAGCTATTTTGAACAGCCTGCTCTACATCCTCATCCCCCACACCAGCGCCAGCCTGATGGCGGCGTTGATCACCCTCTTTTTTCTATTCCTTACCTTCGAGATTACGCTGGTGGGCGGGATGCCGTTGATGACTGAATTGGTCCCTCAATCGCGCGGCGTGGTGATGACGATAGTTCTGGCGGCCATGTCCATGGGGCGTTTGTTGGGTTCTACCATTGGCCCGCTGATTTGGGAGCATGGTGGGTTTGTGTGGAGCGGGCTGGCGTCTGGGGTGATTATGGGCACGGCCGTTTTCATCCTCTACCGCTGG
This genomic stretch from Candidatus Leptovillus gracilis harbors:
- a CDS encoding MFS transporter; the protein is MNQSNAPRFRWQLAAITLARLFLNTGLRMVYPFAPAFARGLDVPVTAIYRLIAVRNVAGFFSPVLGPLALRYGRKVMMMASVLLFALGCLLVVVWPAYWSLGVALTLLAFAKVIFDPAMQSYVSDAVPYQQRGKALAVTEYAWSLAFIVGAPAVGLAIQAQGWSAPFFWLGVLSLTAVFILWRILPRRVRRVREGAGWRETAVALRRNPVIWLAFVYITLAIAANEILFIVYGDWMESSFNLTLASLGLASGVIGGSEIVGETFAGWSVDRFGKRPVIITTAILNSLLYILIPHTSASLMAALITLFFLFLTFEITLVGGMPLMTELVPQSRGVVMTIVLAAMSMGRLLGSTIGPLIWEHGGFVWSGLASGVIMGTAVFILYRWIREGEA